TTGGAGTATAAGCATATATCATAAACAGTGGCGGAAAAAGCCTGACATCCTTCATCATTGTTAACAAACCAATGCAACCATGAGCATAACGCATTGAATACTGATATGTAGAACCAAGAAATCTTTGACCTAACTTCTCTCGAAATGTAGTTTTGGGAAATTGTCCCCGCATTGTAAAGTCAATTTGCGTCCCTAATTCACTGCGATATAGCGACAGATCCATTTTGATGTCTAAATGATGAATTGTTTTTAAATGTTGAGCATCAATCCCATTCATCATACAAATATGATGATGACAACTTCTTTCAAATGCAATATCAGCTTTTGCAACAATTTCTTTTCCTTTCAATTCATCAAAATCAGCCACTCCCTCTGGTGCTTTAGCATCTGGATAAATCCAGATAAATCCATACTTTTCTTCTGTTGCATAAGCTTGTAATTTAGCTTGACTAGGAATTTCTGATTGACAGGGAATATTTTGACAAATTCCTGTTTCATCAAATGCCCAATGATGAAATGCACAACGAATCCAATTACCATCAACCTTCCCAATTCCTAAATCTGTCCCCAAATGAGGGCAGTAAGCATCCAAAGCCCGTACTTGCCCATCTTCACCTCTAAAAATGGCAATCTTATGACCGCATACTTCTACAGATTTTGCTGTTTTTTTAGGGATTTCATCACTAGGACAGGCAATATACCAACCCTTAGCAATTACATTCCAATTATTGAATATTTGCATAATTGTTTGATAGATAATTATTTAATATTTCTTGCCGTTGGCGAATATCATCTCGATATTTACCCGTCAAAATTCTAAATAACATTTTACCTAAACAATAAGAAGCCCGCCAAGAAAATACAGCATCTTGTAAATCAATATGGCTACGCTCAAATAAAAAATGTCCAGTTAATCCCAATAATTGAGTTAATGGTAAGGCTAAGAGTAACCAAAAGTTTTGCAATTTCCAAGTATAAAAAAGTAAACTGTAAAAAAAGAATATTCCTAGAATGTGGAGAGTAATATTAATTGGATGTTGATGTTTAAGAATAAAAATATCCCAATACTCTGTAAAAGGATGATCCAGAATTTGATTATTAATCCGATTTCTCAAGCTTTGTTGAGGATTAGAATTGATATTACTCATAAGAGAGTTTGTGAAAAAGGGATATATTTTATACATCAATAGTCATTATCGGCCACACAAATACCTTTACATTTAATACCGTTCGTAGCAGTGCGCTGACAATGAGGACATAGAACTTTTTCATTTTCTGTTTCTTTATTTATGTTTATACTACTGCTTGCCTGTAGCTTGTCTTTTTCGATCTGGAGTTTTACATCGATAGGATCGGGTTTTTCAATAGGAAAATGTGCCTTTTCGCAACCTTCTACTAAGGTACTTAGCACATCTAATCGATCGCATTCAGGTGTATTAGCGACAGCATCAAACAGCAACTCAATTTCTCGAAGAGCTTCCTGATAGTCAGCTTGGGTTCTAATTGGACGTAATTCCATACATCAACCTCTATTTAGATAGAGTCACTTCAAGAGATACTAACTTTTATCCCGAATTAAGCCTAACATTCCTAATCAGCGATCACACTTTTTACCAAATTTAGAACTATTGGTTATTTTCCAATAATTGTGCTGCACTATAAAATGGTTCTCCTTCAAAATTTAAGCACTCCAACTTTTTCAAAAGTAAATCCTTCAAATCCAAGTGATTATGCTCGACAAGAACACATCGTAAATCATAACCATCCATCAAAATAATTGATTTATCGTAATTCTGCTTTAGTAATGGGCATACATTTTTTGACCAACCATTAATTGACAGAAACAAGCCTAATGTCTGCTTACCCGATCTACTAATTTTACCATAAAGGCTATCAAGTTGCCGTATATCTGTTAGACTTTGAGTCCATTTGCATTCAACTAAGTAGTACCAGCTTTCAAGCTTAAATGCACCGTCTATTTGTTCACCACCTTCATTCCTCTTAAAGCTCTTTTGAGTTGGGATCTCATAAAGAGAAAAAATACGTTCTAGTAAATCTTCAAGTAAGAATCCTCGTTTATTTTTATCTTCCGAATTTGTTAAACCTGCAAACTTATCGAATTCTGACAACAGCTTAGATAGAAGCAAAGAAAATTGCTCTTTCTTTAAATAATCTTCATCACATTTTCTTGTAATACCTTCTTTTAATCTTTTAGCAATTTTTTCACATTCGTCAAATAAGTTTTTATTTTCATAGCTAACAACTTGATTAGCTATTAACTTCTTCGTACTCCAATATTCTAATAATTTTTCTAGTAACTGTCCTACTATAGGATTAGGTTCTTCTTTCCAAAATTTTCTTAATCGATTTGCTTTTGAGCCACTTTGATAATTATATTTTTCATCATATATATCGATGTTCAAGCTTTCTAAGATAAATTCCTGAAAGGTTCTGTTTGAAAAATCTAGTATATAACCACCACCCATTTCGAGCAGCTTTTCTAACTTAAGTTTTTCAATACTTGTTAAGTCTGACATTTTGTATCGAATCTAAAAGTAAACATGAAAGTTATTTGTCTGTCTATGCTTTGTTTTTGCTGACATACCTCGAAAAAGTTTTTGTCAGGTAAGTTTTTATTAGGCTTTTTTCTTGCTCAATTGAACTATAACCTAATTATCGAACCAGAACTAAGATTTTTAGCATAATGCTAAACTCTCAAACTTATCTTTGCGCCTCTGGTCTGTGCGTGACATACTTCAACAAGGAGACAAAACAGTTCCCAACTTTTCACGCCCCAGGCGATCGCTCACCTTGCCCACACAAAGAAGCTGAATCCCATTAATATAAGTTCCCTTTAATCGGTATATTATATCGATATATCAGATATGATATAAATACAGTATGGGAGATCAAAGTAAACCTTTAGTTTGGTTACATGGTGAAGTTAAAACCCCACCTTTCACTCAAGAAGCACGCATAGAAACAGGTGTTCTGATCAGACAATTACAGGAAGGTGAATCAATTGGGTTGCCACATTCACGCCCTATCCCAAGTATAGGAATTCACTGTCATGAATTACGTATTCGAGATGCTGATAAAAACTGGAGAATCATTTATCGAATTGATGAAGATGCAATCTTGATTGTTGAAGTCTTTAATAAAACAACGAGAACAACATCCAAGAAGATAATTGAGGTTTGCAAAAAGCGTCTGAGCAAATATGATACCGATCAACAGGAGTAATGTGATGGATCAAGCCAAGAGAGAACGTTTGGAATCTAAAGGCTGGAAAATTGGCACAGTTGCAGATTTTTTGGAGTTAACACCCGAAGAAACTATTCTTGTAGAAATTAAGCTAGCTCTCAGCCAAAACTTGAAGGAGCGTCGGCAAAAATTGATGACTCAAAGTGAACTTGCTGCTAAGATTAGTTCCAGCCAACCTCGCATTGCTAAAGCTGAAAATGGCGATACTTCAGTATCAATTGAATTGTTGATCCGAGCAATGTTAGCAACAGGTGCAACTCCTAAAGATATTGGACAGGTGATTGCTGGTGTGGGATAAAAGCAATTCAATGGTACAATCTCAAACTTCTCTTTGTGCCTCTGCGTAAGATAATTCAACAAGGAAATAAAACCGTTCCCAATTTTTCACGCCCCAAGCGATCGCTCACTTCACCCCCACAAACCACCCGAACCCCATTAATATAAACTGCTTGCACAATCTCATCCGAACCACGCTTAACCATCCGAGGTTCGCCATCTAAAACCGGATCTGATATCTGCACCTGCGGGCTAATTGGCTGATTTAAAGCATTGGGATCGAGTAAAACTATATCCGCTTTCGCACCAACTTTCAGAACTCCCGTATCAAGACGAAACCAACCAGCAGGTTCTCCGGTAACGCGGCAAATTGCAGCTTCCGGTGAAAGGAACTTGGTTGCAACTGCTTGTTTGAGTAAAGACAAAGCTCCATCATAGTAGCCCAGGTTACGCACGTGAGCGCCAGCATCGGTAAAACCAGGCAAAATATGAGGATGCTTCATCATCGCTAAACGGGGTTTTAGGCGATCGTTCGCTCCTGTGGCTACCCAACGTAAATCTGTATCGTATTTTTGTAATGCGTAGATAAATAAATCTACTGGTTCTTGTTGCTTTTGACGAGCAATTTGGGCAAAACTTAACCCTTGCCAACTTGCTTCGGGACAGTGAATAACTTCCATCAAATCTAACTGACGATGGAATGATTTACGCCGTTTACTGAGCCATTCTTGGCGAAACTGACGACGAAAAATTTCCGATGCCCATAGTTGTTGTCTTTCTTCTCGTGACTGACAGCCATTGAGTTGTGCGCCTGTGGAAAATTCTTCAAATAGGGGAGTCACAGATCCATCTGAGTAAATGGTGAAGGGTTCAGTTAGGGTTTGAAAGCGCACATTCCCATTTAGAAGCCGATTCCAAATAAAAAGTAAGGGGGAAAATATTCGCCATAGTTTGCGATCGTGTACGGCATCTAAGGCTGAGAGGACGGTTAGCCGCAGTGGTTTTTGTCCAATCCCTGAACCCATCCGCAGAATCTCTACAAAGGAAGCAAGTCGTTGTAAGTTGGGTGTGACTTGAAAAACGCGTTGGCTACGCCGACACAAATCCGCCAACATCGCATATTCTTTAAATTTGGCGTGTTGAGAGGGAATTGTGCAGCCTTGCCATTCTCCGCTCATCCGATGCCAGGGAAACATATCAATAGAAATGCCAATAAAGCCAGCATCTATTGCATCTCTGGCTATGCGCTGCATAAGTTTTAGTTCAAATTTTGTCGGCTGAACCGTTAAACTGCGTTCTAACCCCATCACATAAGCGCGTAAGGCACTGTGTCCAAACATTGGGGCAACATTGGGGCCAAGGGGTAACTGTTGCAAATGCTGTAAATATTCTGCTGGTGTTTGCCAGGAAACCGACTTTTGTAGCCATTTTGCAATCAGCCGATGAGAAAGTGTTTCTACTCTCTGAAAAATATCAGCCAGGATTTGCGGTTCTGCGATCGCAACAGACAAGCTACAGTTACCAATAACCACGCTAGTAACACCATGACGAACTGATTCGCTCAATCCTGGTGCGATTTCTAACTCTAAATCGTAATGAGTATGAATATCTATAAATCCCGGTGTCACCCATAACCCAGAAGCATCAACCACCTCACGCGCTAGGTTAGTTAAGGAGGGTGCAAGGGTAACAATCTGTCCATTTTGAATGCCGATATCTCCGCACACAGGTGGAGAGCCTAAGCCATCGAAAACTAACCCGTTTTGAATCAGCAAATCCAACATGATTCTTTGTTGCCTTTTGGTTGTTATTGGATCTGTTTAGGGTAATTATAGGCTGGGAATTTATTGGAAATGGCGTAGCCCCTCGTAGAAATTGCTTTCAGAGACTCTTGTTCCAATATTCCAAACCGGTTACAATCACATCTTCTAACCACTGCTTAAAACGCTCTGTTAGATTACCCTCTTCAT
This portion of the Nostoc sp. GT001 genome encodes:
- a CDS encoding D-aminoacylase translates to MLDLLIQNGLVFDGLGSPPVCGDIGIQNGQIVTLAPSLTNLAREVVDASGLWVTPGFIDIHTHYDLELEIAPGLSESVRHGVTSVVIGNCSLSVAIAEPQILADIFQRVETLSHRLIAKWLQKSVSWQTPAEYLQHLQQLPLGPNVAPMFGHSALRAYVMGLERSLTVQPTKFELKLMQRIARDAIDAGFIGISIDMFPWHRMSGEWQGCTIPSQHAKFKEYAMLADLCRRSQRVFQVTPNLQRLASFVEILRMGSGIGQKPLRLTVLSALDAVHDRKLWRIFSPLLFIWNRLLNGNVRFQTLTEPFTIYSDGSVTPLFEEFSTGAQLNGCQSREERQQLWASEIFRRQFRQEWLSKRRKSFHRQLDLMEVIHCPEASWQGLSFAQIARQKQQEPVDLFIYALQKYDTDLRWVATGANDRLKPRLAMMKHPHILPGFTDAGAHVRNLGYYDGALSLLKQAVATKFLSPEAAICRVTGEPAGWFRLDTGVLKVGAKADIVLLDPNALNQPISPQVQISDPVLDGEPRMVKRGSDEIVQAVYINGVRVVCGGEVSDRLGREKLGTVLFPC
- a CDS encoding Mpo1-like protein, yielding MSNINSNPQQSLRNRINNQILDHPFTEYWDIFILKHQHPINITLHILGIFFFYSLLFYTWKLQNFWLLLALPLTQLLGLTGHFLFERSHIDLQDAVFSWRASYCLGKMLFRILTGKYRDDIRQRQEILNNYLSNNYANIQ
- a CDS encoding helix-turn-helix transcriptional regulator, encoding MDQAKRERLESKGWKIGTVADFLELTPEETILVEIKLALSQNLKERRQKLMTQSELAAKISSSQPRIAKAENGDTSVSIELLIRAMLATGATPKDIGQVIAGVG
- a CDS encoding type II toxin-antitoxin system RelE/ParE family toxin, translated to MGDQSKPLVWLHGEVKTPPFTQEARIETGVLIRQLQEGESIGLPHSRPIPSIGIHCHELRIRDADKNWRIIYRIDEDAILIVEVFNKTTRTTSKKIIEVCKKRLSKYDTDQQE
- a CDS encoding aromatic ring-hydroxylating dioxygenase subunit alpha, whose translation is MQIFNNWNVIAKGWYIACPSDEIPKKTAKSVEVCGHKIAIFRGEDGQVRALDAYCPHLGTDLGIGKVDGNWIRCAFHHWAFDETGICQNIPCQSEIPSQAKLQAYATEEKYGFIWIYPDAKAPEGVADFDELKGKEIVAKADIAFERSCHHHICMMNGIDAQHLKTIHHLDIKMDLSLYRSELGTQIDFTMRGQFPKTTFREKLGQRFLGSTYQYSMRYAHGCIGLLTMMKDVRLFPPLFMIYAYTPIAPGRTRIQPIYVTEKRKGIVGYLLSQFLLFCTRLAYYMLRDEDGKIYDNIRFNPKLLLSIDRPLAEYMDYVNQLKPSRWSKNRGVE
- a CDS encoding restriction endonuclease, translating into MSDLTSIEKLKLEKLLEMGGGYILDFSNRTFQEFILESLNIDIYDEKYNYQSGSKANRLRKFWKEEPNPIVGQLLEKLLEYWSTKKLIANQVVSYENKNLFDECEKIAKRLKEGITRKCDEDYLKKEQFSLLLSKLLSEFDKFAGLTNSEDKNKRGFLLEDLLERIFSLYEIPTQKSFKRNEGGEQIDGAFKLESWYYLVECKWTQSLTDIRQLDSLYGKISRSGKQTLGLFLSINGWSKNVCPLLKQNYDKSIILMDGYDLRCVLVEHNHLDLKDLLLKKLECLNFEGEPFYSAAQLLENNQ